The Pseudophaeobacter arcticus DSM 23566 genome includes a region encoding these proteins:
- the rpmB gene encoding 50S ribosomal protein L28, protein MSRRCELTGKGPMTGNNVSHAKNRTRRRFLPNLNDVTLQSETLGRGIKLKISAAALRTVDHRGGLDAFLAKAKDDELSTSALKVKKEIAKAQSAEA, encoded by the coding sequence ATGTCGCGCCGTTGCGAACTGACCGGAAAAGGCCCGATGACTGGCAACAATGTCAGCCATGCTAAAAACAGAACTCGTCGTCGGTTTCTGCCAAACCTGAACGATGTGACCCTGCAGTCCGAGACTCTGGGTCGTGGCATCAAGCTGAAGATCTCAGCTGCTGCGCTGCGCACTGTTGACCACCGCGGTGGCCTGGACGCTTTCCTGGCAAAAGCCAAGGACGACGAGCTGTCCACAAGCGCACTGAAAGTGAAAAAAGAGATCGCCAAGGCACAATCCGCCGAGGCTTGA
- the meaB gene encoding methylmalonyl Co-A mutase-associated GTPase MeaB, producing the protein MKTAELSEKILSGDRRALARAITLVESGREDHRVAATELLERLAKSGRQALRIGLSGTPGVGKSTFIESFGMMLVAEGLRVAVLAVDPSSARTGGSILGDKTRMEHLSRQKAAFIRPSPSQTNLGGVARRSREAVALCEAAGFDVVLIETVGVGQSETVVAQMSDLFLLLLAPAGGDELQGVKRGIMEMADIILVNKADGDLKSAAMRTCADYSGALRLLRKRPQDPEGFPKAQTVSALEEAGLDSAWEDMKTLVEWRREKGHWSSSRAEQARYWFGEDVRQALLARLKTPWAQDRMEALSDQVAKGAVSPTAAAQELLAGLGVAG; encoded by the coding sequence ATGAAGACCGCTGAGCTGAGTGAGAAAATCCTAAGCGGGGATCGCCGGGCGCTGGCGCGGGCCATCACTTTGGTAGAAAGCGGCCGCGAAGATCACCGGGTTGCCGCGACCGAACTGTTGGAGCGCCTGGCAAAATCCGGGCGGCAAGCGCTGCGCATTGGTCTGTCGGGCACGCCGGGGGTGGGAAAATCCACCTTTATCGAAAGCTTTGGCATGATGTTGGTCGCCGAGGGCCTGCGGGTGGCGGTGCTGGCGGTGGATCCGAGCTCAGCCCGCACCGGCGGGTCTATTCTGGGCGACAAAACCCGGATGGAACATCTGAGCCGCCAGAAGGCTGCCTTTATCCGGCCCTCGCCGAGCCAGACCAATCTGGGCGGGGTGGCGCGGCGCAGCCGCGAAGCGGTGGCTCTGTGCGAGGCAGCCGGATTTGATGTGGTTCTGATTGAGACCGTGGGCGTTGGCCAGTCCGAAACCGTGGTGGCGCAGATGTCGGATCTGTTCCTGCTGCTGCTGGCGCCTGCGGGGGGCGATGAATTGCAGGGGGTCAAGCGTGGTATCATGGAAATGGCGGATATCATTCTGGTCAACAAGGCCGATGGCGATCTGAAATCCGCCGCCATGCGCACCTGTGCCGATTATTCCGGTGCGCTGCGGCTGCTGCGCAAACGTCCCCAGGATCCCGAAGGCTTTCCCAAGGCGCAGACGGTTTCGGCCCTCGAAGAGGCCGGATTGGACAGCGCCTGGGAGGATATGAAGACCCTGGTGGAATGGCGCCGAGAAAAAGGTCACTGGAGCAGCAGCCGCGCCGAGCAGGCGCGCTATTGGTTTGGCGAAGATGTGCGTCAGGCCCTGTTGGCGCGGCTCAAGACCCCCTGGGCGCAGGACCGCATGGAAGCCCTGTCGGATCAGGTGGCAAAGGGGGCGGTGTCGCCCACCGCTGCGGCGCAGGAATTGCTCGCAGGGCTTGGCGTTGCGGGCTAG
- the hrpB gene encoding ATP-dependent helicase HrpB, producing the protein MPRLPIDDALPDLIAALLQGGRAVLQAPPGAGKTTKVPLAMLSAGLTAQRIVMLEPRRLAARAAAERMAETLGEAVGQTVGYRIRGEAKTSKATRIEVVTEGILTRMLQSDPDLPGIGAVIFDEFHERSLNADLGLALCLEVAEALRDDLILLAMSATLDAAPVAALMQAPLVTSEGRSFPVQTRWLERPLGPLARRLDALCDLVVQAEKDSRDTARGAQMGGGILVFLPGEGEIRRAAQNLDRRLPGDCLIQPLFGALPFKDQQAAIRPATTGRKIVLATSIAETSLTIQDIRVVIDMGQARRARFDPGSGMSRLITEKVTRAEATQRQGRAGRVAPGTAYRLWTKGEEGALAAFPPPEIASADLTGLALELALWGADIGDLAFLTMPPGGTMAEARKLLQMLGALDGRGQMTPHGKALARLPLHPRLGHMLLTAGPRAAELAALLAERDPLRGAPTDLALRLEALKDTKGFQRKRPYQLSYPVLDRIRSEARRLQKQGPPLQRGAERLSAAAMAALAYPDRIGQRRKGDQPRYVLSGGKGVLLDPGDPLAAAPFIVALDTDGNPREARVRMAAQITPGEIRDLFWDQIAWQDNCHWSKRDRRVVARQQECLGAITLEDRMWKDAPESQIAAAMLDGVRDIGLRLDGAAARLAARVELLRADGFDLPDFSTEGLLARLEDWLLPMLGGVKSSAAWKQFDLVPPLRAALTWEQTQLLDREAPGSFTTPLGRKIPITYSAEAPEISVRLQELFGVTHHPSIGGVPLKITLLSPAQRPIQITRDLPGFWSGSYADVRKDMRAQYPRHPWPEDPTQEDPTLRAKKRR; encoded by the coding sequence ATGCCACGCCTGCCCATTGATGACGCCCTGCCGGATCTGATTGCCGCCCTGCTCCAGGGCGGCCGCGCCGTGCTGCAGGCGCCCCCCGGTGCCGGCAAAACCACCAAGGTGCCGCTGGCCATGCTCAGCGCCGGGTTGACCGCCCAGCGCATCGTGATGCTGGAGCCCCGCCGCCTTGCCGCCCGTGCCGCGGCTGAGCGCATGGCAGAAACTCTGGGCGAAGCGGTGGGCCAAACCGTCGGCTATCGTATTCGCGGCGAGGCAAAGACCAGCAAGGCAACCCGCATCGAGGTGGTGACCGAAGGCATTCTCACCCGGATGCTGCAATCGGACCCGGACCTGCCCGGCATCGGCGCGGTGATCTTTGACGAATTCCACGAGCGCTCCCTCAACGCCGATCTTGGCCTGGCCCTGTGTCTGGAGGTGGCAGAGGCGCTGCGCGATGATCTGATCCTGCTGGCCATGTCCGCCACCCTGGACGCCGCCCCGGTAGCCGCATTGATGCAGGCGCCGCTTGTCACCTCCGAGGGACGCAGTTTCCCGGTGCAGACCCGCTGGCTGGAGCGCCCGCTGGGCCCTCTGGCCCGCCGGTTGGATGCGCTCTGCGATCTGGTGGTGCAGGCGGAAAAAGACAGCCGCGACACCGCCAGGGGCGCGCAGATGGGCGGGGGCATTCTGGTGTTTCTGCCCGGCGAGGGCGAAATCCGCCGCGCGGCGCAAAATCTGGACAGGCGTTTGCCCGGCGATTGCCTGATCCAGCCGCTGTTTGGCGCCCTGCCCTTCAAGGACCAGCAGGCCGCCATCCGCCCCGCCACCACGGGGCGCAAGATTGTGCTGGCCACCTCAATTGCCGAAACCTCGCTCACCATTCAGGATATTCGCGTGGTGATCGACATGGGGCAGGCCCGGCGCGCCCGCTTTGATCCCGGCTCAGGCATGTCGCGGCTGATCACCGAAAAGGTCACCCGTGCCGAGGCCACCCAGCGACAGGGCCGCGCCGGTCGTGTGGCCCCAGGCACCGCCTACCGGCTCTGGACCAAGGGCGAAGAGGGCGCGCTGGCCGCTTTTCCCCCACCTGAAATCGCCTCGGCGGATCTCACCGGTCTGGCGCTGGAACTGGCGCTCTGGGGGGCAGATATAGGGGATCTCGCCTTTCTCACCATGCCGCCCGGCGGCACCATGGCAGAGGCGCGCAAATTGCTGCAGATGCTGGGCGCATTGGACGGGCGCGGTCAGATGACCCCTCACGGCAAGGCGCTTGCCCGATTGCCACTGCATCCGCGTTTGGGCCATATGCTGCTGACCGCCGGCCCCAGGGCAGCCGAGCTGGCCGCGCTATTGGCCGAGCGCGATCCCCTGCGCGGCGCACCGACGGATTTGGCGCTGCGCCTGGAGGCCCTGAAAGATACCAAGGGCTTTCAGCGCAAACGCCCCTATCAGCTCTCCTATCCGGTGCTGGACCGTATTCGCAGCGAGGCACGCCGTTTGCAAAAACAGGGCCCTCCTCTTCAGAGGGGGGCAGAGCGCCTCTCGGCCGCCGCCATGGCCGCGCTGGCCTATCCCGACCGCATTGGCCAACGCCGCAAAGGCGATCAGCCGCGCTATGTGCTCTCGGGCGGCAAGGGGGTGCTGCTGGACCCCGGCGATCCCCTGGCCGCAGCCCCCTTCATTGTGGCGCTGGACACGGACGGCAACCCGCGCGAGGCCCGTGTGCGCATGGCCGCGCAGATCACCCCAGGTGAAATCCGCGATCTCTTTTGGGATCAAATTGCCTGGCAGGACAACTGCCACTGGTCCAAGCGCGACCGGCGGGTGGTTGCCCGCCAACAAGAATGCCTGGGCGCCATCACCCTGGAAGACCGCATGTGGAAAGATGCACCAGAGAGCCAGATCGCAGCTGCCATGCTCGACGGGGTGCGCGACATCGGACTGCGCCTCGACGGGGCTGCGGCACGGCTGGCGGCGCGGGTTGAACTGCTGCGCGCCGATGGCTTTGACCTGCCTGATTTTTCAACCGAGGGCCTGCTGGCGCGATTGGAAGACTGGCTGCTCCCAATGCTCGGCGGGGTCAAATCCTCTGCTGCCTGGAAACAGTTCGACCTGGTTCCGCCCCTGCGCGCCGCGCTCACCTGGGAACAGACGCAACTGCTGGACCGTGAGGCTCCGGGCAGTTTCACCACCCCGTTGGGACGCAAGATCCCAATCACCTATAGTGCAGAGGCGCCAGAAATCTCGGTGCGCCTGCAAGAGCTGTTTGGCGTCACCCACCACCCGAGCATCGGCGGCGTGCCTCTCAAGATCACCCTGCTGTCCCCGGCCCAGCGCCCAATCCAGATCACCCGTGACCTACCCGGGTTTTGGTCCGGATCTTATGCGGACGTGCGCAAAGACATGCGCGCGCAATACCCGCGCCACCCCTGGCCCGAGGATCCCACCCAAGAAGACCCCACCCTGCGGGCAAAAAAGCGCCGGTGA
- a CDS encoding SDR family NAD(P)-dependent oxidoreductase, with product MKTALITGAARGIGLATARGLQEAGWRVALMDWDGPELAKAAAQLPEALVIEGDVSKPHDVAGAVAEVTARFGRLDGLVNNAGVADFGPIRETTFERWRRVMETNLDGPFLMTQGFTDLLAAEGGGAVVNITSISGLRASTLRVAYGTSKAALAQLTLQQAVELGELGIRVNGVAPGPVATKLAMAVHSPEIIAAYHDALPLNRYGSEDEIAAAINFLLSDKASFITGQILAADGGFEATGIGLPALRS from the coding sequence ATGAAAACAGCACTGATTACAGGCGCGGCGCGCGGAATTGGCCTGGCCACGGCGCGGGGGCTGCAAGAGGCAGGATGGCGGGTCGCGCTGATGGACTGGGACGGGCCAGAGCTGGCAAAGGCGGCGGCCCAGTTGCCAGAGGCGCTGGTGATTGAGGGCGATGTCTCCAAGCCCCATGATGTGGCCGGGGCGGTTGCCGAGGTCACAGCACGGTTTGGCCGTTTGGATGGTCTGGTCAATAACGCAGGCGTGGCAGATTTTGGCCCGATCCGCGAAACGACATTTGAACGCTGGCGCCGGGTGATGGAGACCAATCTGGATGGCCCCTTTCTGATGACCCAGGGGTTTACAGATCTGCTGGCAGCTGAAGGCGGTGGTGCTGTGGTGAACATCACCTCAATCTCTGGTCTGCGGGCCAGCACGCTGCGGGTCGCCTATGGCACCTCTAAGGCGGCGCTGGCGCAGCTGACTCTGCAGCAGGCGGTGGAACTGGGAGAATTGGGTATTCGCGTCAATGGTGTTGCGCCGGGGCCGGTGGCGACAAAGCTCGCCATGGCGGTCCACAGCCCGGAGATCATTGCGGCCTACCACGATGCGCTGCCGCTGAATCGCTATGGCTCGGAGGATGAAATTGCAGCGGCAATCAATTTTCTGCTATCCGACAAGGCGAGTTTCATCACCGGCCAGATCCTGGCTGCCGATGGGGGCTTTGAGGCGACCGGTATTGGTTTGCCAGCGTTGCGGTCCTGA
- a CDS encoding NUDIX hydrolase, giving the protein MSNILAQAWEEMIKPILFRPKRVQVAALCHRTTSSETEVLMITSRGTGRWILPKGWPINGKDGGESALQEAWEEAGVQNGRVEGAPIGAFSYEKELKTGLPIPVQTYVYTVGDVELSDTYPESHQRQRKWFSAQEAANLVREPELQEILRQL; this is encoded by the coding sequence ATGAGCAACATTCTCGCCCAGGCTTGGGAAGAAATGATCAAGCCTATTCTGTTTCGCCCCAAGCGCGTTCAGGTTGCTGCCCTGTGCCACCGGACAACCAGCAGCGAAACCGAAGTTCTGATGATCACCAGTCGCGGCACCGGACGCTGGATCCTGCCCAAGGGCTGGCCAATCAACGGCAAAGATGGCGGTGAATCCGCCCTTCAGGAAGCCTGGGAAGAGGCTGGCGTACAAAACGGTCGTGTCGAAGGCGCGCCCATTGGTGCCTTCAGCTATGAAAAAGAGTTGAAGACCGGCCTGCCGATCCCGGTGCAGACCTATGTCTATACAGTTGGCGACGTAGAGCTGTCAGATACCTACCCCGAGTCACACCAACGGCAGCGCAAATGGTTTTCTGCGCAAGAGGCTGCAAATCTGGTCCGCGAACCCGAGCTGCAGGAAATCCTGCGTCAATTGTAA